One Kineococcus aurantiacus genomic window carries:
- a CDS encoding GNAT family N-acetyltransferase, with amino-acid sequence MDEGSGSGPGGALRPGVRWRPAGPADVPALREVCRLTGDAGRDARGRTAFPDLLGDVYAAPYAHHEAAFATVVEDDGGVAGYVLGCRDTAAFEAWREERWWPPLRAAYPRPETAAGGFDEPFLRIVHTGVRPEPVWATHPSHLHVDLLPRLQGAGVGRALIERVCAQLAAAGSPGVHLGVSARNPGAVAFYRRTGFTELSRSADGHTFGRTLSPAGPSTVAGSPVGT; translated from the coding sequence GTGGACGAGGGCTCGGGGAGCGGTCCCGGCGGCGCGCTGCGCCCCGGGGTGCGGTGGCGGCCCGCCGGACCCGCGGACGTGCCCGCGCTGCGGGAGGTCTGCCGCCTCACGGGCGACGCCGGCCGGGACGCCAGGGGGCGCACCGCCTTCCCCGACCTGCTCGGCGACGTGTACGCCGCGCCCTACGCCCACCACGAGGCCGCCTTCGCGACCGTCGTCGAGGACGACGGCGGGGTCGCCGGGTACGTGCTGGGGTGCCGCGACACCGCCGCCTTCGAGGCCTGGCGCGAGGAGCGCTGGTGGCCGCCGCTGCGCGCGGCGTACCCGCGGCCGGAGACGGCCGCCGGCGGTTTCGACGAGCCGTTCCTGCGGATCGTCCACACCGGGGTGCGGCCCGAACCGGTCTGGGCGACCCACCCCTCGCACCTGCACGTCGACCTCCTGCCCCGGCTCCAGGGCGCCGGGGTCGGCCGGGCCCTGATCGAGCGGGTCTGCGCCCAGCTCGCGGCGGCCGGTTCCCCCGGCGTGCACCTGGGGGTCTCGGCCCGCAACCCCGGCGCGGTCGCGTTCTACCGCCGCACCGGGTTCACCGAGCTGTCCCGGTCCGCCGACGGTCACACGTTCGGGCGGACGCTGTCCCCGGCCGGTCCCTCGACGGTGGCGGGCTCCCCGGTGGGGACCTGA
- a CDS encoding quinone-dependent dihydroorotate dehydrogenase gives MYKTLYRHVLTRVDAEVAHHWAFAGMRLSSRVPVAPRLLRKAFVAGDERLRTRVLGIDFPTPLGLAAGFDKNATGLAALGNYGFACVEVGTVTARPQPGNPKPRLHRLVADRAVVNRMGFNNDGAEVVAKRLRQYRAVPPRHPVVVGVNIGKSKVVEEADAAEDYATSARLLAPYADYLVVNVSSPNTPGLRDLQAVEKLRPVLTAVREAADASAHRHVPLLVKIAPDLSDDDVDAVADLAVDLGLDGIVATNTTISRDGLRSPAALVEAAGGGGLSGAPLKERSLQVLRRLSARTHGSLVLIGVGGVETAADVVERLEAGASLVQAYTAFIYEGPGWARRVLAELAASRTRRESDRSS, from the coding sequence GTGTACAAGACCCTCTACCGGCACGTCCTGACCCGCGTCGACGCCGAGGTCGCCCACCACTGGGCCTTCGCCGGCATGCGCCTGTCCAGCCGGGTGCCGGTCGCCCCGCGCCTGCTGCGCAAGGCGTTCGTCGCCGGCGACGAACGCCTGCGCACGCGGGTCCTGGGCATCGACTTCCCCACCCCCCTCGGCCTCGCCGCGGGGTTCGACAAGAACGCCACCGGCCTGGCGGCCCTGGGCAACTACGGCTTCGCCTGCGTCGAGGTCGGCACGGTGACCGCCCGCCCGCAGCCGGGCAACCCCAAGCCCCGGCTGCACCGGCTCGTCGCCGACCGCGCCGTCGTCAACCGCATGGGTTTCAACAACGACGGCGCCGAGGTCGTGGCGAAGCGGCTGCGGCAGTACCGGGCGGTCCCGCCCCGGCACCCCGTCGTCGTCGGGGTGAACATCGGCAAGAGCAAGGTCGTCGAGGAGGCCGACGCCGCCGAGGACTACGCCACGTCCGCGCGACTGCTGGCCCCCTACGCCGACTACCTCGTCGTCAACGTCTCCTCGCCCAACACCCCCGGCCTGCGCGACCTGCAGGCGGTCGAGAAGCTGCGGCCCGTGCTGACCGCCGTCCGCGAGGCCGCCGACGCCAGCGCGCACCGGCACGTCCCCCTCCTGGTCAAGATCGCCCCCGACCTGTCCGACGACGACGTCGACGCCGTCGCCGACCTCGCGGTCGACCTCGGGCTCGACGGGATCGTGGCGACCAACACCACGATCAGCCGCGACGGCCTGCGCTCGCCCGCGGCGCTCGTCGAGGCCGCCGGCGGCGGCGGGCTGTCCGGTGCGCCGCTGAAGGAACGGTCCCTGCAGGTCCTGCGCCGGTTGTCCGCGCGCACCCACGGCTCGCTCGTGCTCATCGGCGTCGGCGGCGTCGAGACCGCCGCCGACGTCGTCGAACGCCTCGAGGCCGGCGCCTCCCTCGTGCAGGCGTACACGGCGTTCATCTACGAGGGGCCGGGCTGGGCGCGCCGCGTGCTGGCCGAGCTCGCCGCCAGCCGCACCCGGCGGGAGAGCGACCGCTCGTCCTGA
- a CDS encoding GAF domain-containing protein produces the protein MAADLARAREHWLASTASATVGTPLPGARELVSSSWWRARRTGLDPDRVLPPVLTDPADVRARREAHPLAAVLPTARRLLLAEPLGVPVLMAVSDVDGTLLWVEGDPGLRRAAERMAFTEGARWSEDVAGTNAPGTALALGRPVRVRSAEHYATAVAGWSCSAAPVRDPATGRVLGVLDLTGGDDLGRERALELVRAAVGAVEGELRVAALRHRLAPGAAGAPTRARLAVLGAAPRLEVGAVTRPLSLRHSEVLLLLLGEGAAGGRSAAQLAADLDERHLAPVSVRAEVHRLRAVLRDRTGGAVDLSPAPYRVVGDLGCDVLEVRDALRAGRVREAVRALAGDVLPGSDAPGVRELREDLLLTLRTGVLEGEDDQALLEYSRTAGRDDAVVARDLVARLGPGDPGRAEAVARWERLRR, from the coding sequence GTGGCCGCTGACCTGGCGCGCGCCCGGGAGCACTGGCTGGCGTCCACGGCGAGCGCGACCGTCGGGACGCCGCTGCCCGGGGCCCGCGAGCTCGTCTCCTCCTCCTGGTGGCGGGCCCGCCGCACGGGGCTGGACCCCGACCGGGTGCTGCCGCCCGTGCTGACCGACCCCGCCGACGTGCGCGCCCGCCGCGAGGCGCACCCCCTGGCCGCGGTGCTGCCCACCGCGCGCCGGCTGCTGCTGGCCGAACCCCTCGGCGTCCCCGTGCTGATGGCCGTCAGCGACGTCGACGGCACCCTGCTGTGGGTCGAGGGCGACCCGGGCCTGCGCCGCGCGGCCGAGCGCATGGCCTTCACCGAGGGGGCCCGCTGGAGCGAGGACGTCGCCGGGACCAACGCCCCCGGCACCGCGCTGGCGCTGGGGCGTCCCGTGCGGGTCCGGTCCGCGGAGCACTACGCGACCGCCGTGGCGGGCTGGAGCTGCTCGGCGGCCCCCGTGCGCGACCCGGCCACGGGGCGGGTCCTGGGGGTCCTGGACCTCACCGGCGGGGACGACCTGGGCCGCGAGCGGGCCCTGGAGCTGGTGCGCGCGGCCGTCGGCGCCGTCGAGGGCGAGCTGCGCGTCGCGGCCCTGCGGCACCGGCTGGCCCCCGGGGCGGCCGGCGCGCCCACCCGCGCGCGGCTGGCCGTGCTCGGTGCCGCTCCCCGCCTGGAGGTCGGCGCGGTCACCCGGCCGTTGTCGTTGCGGCACAGCGAGGTCCTGCTGCTGCTGCTGGGGGAGGGGGCGGCGGGGGGCCGGTCCGCGGCCCAGCTCGCCGCCGACCTGGACGAGCGCCACCTGGCGCCGGTCTCGGTGCGGGCCGAGGTGCACCGGCTGCGGGCCGTCCTGCGCGACCGGACCGGCGGGGCCGTCGACCTCTCGCCCGCGCCGTACCGGGTGGTGGGGGACCTGGGCTGCGACGTGCTGGAGGTGCGGGACGCGCTGCGCGCCGGCCGGGTCCGCGAGGCGGTGCGGGCCCTGGCCGGGGACGTGCTGCCCGGCTCGGACGCCCCCGGCGTCCGGGAACTGCGCGAGGACCTGCTCCTGACCCTGCGCACCGGGGTCCTGGAGGGGGAGGACGACCAGGCGCTGCTGGAGTACTCGCGCACCGCCGGCCGCGACGACGCCGTCGTCGCGCGCGACCTGGTGGCCCGCCTGGGGCCCGGCGACCCCGGCCGCGCCGAGGCCGTCGCCCGCTGGGAGCGGTTGCGCCGCTGA
- a CDS encoding leucyl aminopeptidase — MPRLLLSSKSVKSVSVDALVLGLAPAPAGKSTAPVLLGGEDLPRATRGALVDAAVSLGATGAAGQVHLVPGVSGLSTSLVALAGVGTAPDHETLRRSAGAAARALAGQRRVAFALPVPDAASVAAVAEGAALGAYAFTRYRAATREPVAEVTLLVDKPRDKAVRAALDRAGVLAAAVTTARDLVNTAPADLAPADLAAAAVRLAADGKLTARVLDEDALAAGGYGGILGVGQGSSRPPRLVVVEHAPARAKGHLAFVGKGITFDSGGLSIKPAAGMETMKSDMSGAAAVLAAVRAAADLDLPVKVTGWLAVAENMPSGTAIRPSDVLTMFGGTTVEVLNTDAEGRLVLGDALVAASAEQPDAIVDVATLTGAQVVALGNRVSGVMGNDDDFRARVLAAAERAGESFWPMPLPEELRATLDSPVADLANIGDRAGGMLVAAVFLREFIGSGPAGAPIPWAHLDIAGPAFATGEPWGYTHRGGTGVAVRTLVALAEDHAGR, encoded by the coding sequence GTGCCGCGCCTCCTCCTCAGCAGCAAGTCGGTCAAGAGCGTGTCCGTGGACGCCCTGGTGCTGGGGCTCGCCCCCGCACCGGCCGGGAAGTCCACCGCGCCGGTCCTGCTCGGGGGTGAGGACCTGCCCCGCGCCACCCGCGGGGCGCTCGTCGACGCGGCCGTCTCCCTCGGCGCCACCGGCGCGGCCGGTCAGGTGCACCTGGTCCCCGGGGTGAGCGGGCTGTCCACCTCGCTGGTGGCCCTGGCCGGGGTGGGCACCGCCCCCGACCACGAGACCCTGCGCCGCAGCGCGGGTGCGGCCGCGCGGGCGCTGGCCGGTCAGCGCCGCGTCGCCTTCGCCCTGCCCGTCCCCGACGCCGCGTCGGTCGCGGCGGTGGCCGAGGGTGCCGCGCTCGGCGCCTACGCCTTCACGCGCTACCGGGCCGCGACGCGCGAGCCGGTGGCCGAGGTGACCCTGCTGGTCGACAAGCCGCGGGACAAGGCGGTGCGCGCGGCGCTCGACCGCGCCGGGGTGCTGGCCGCGGCCGTCACGACGGCCCGCGACCTGGTCAACACCGCCCCGGCCGACCTGGCTCCGGCCGACCTGGCCGCCGCGGCGGTGCGCCTGGCGGCGGACGGGAAGCTGACGGCCCGCGTCCTGGACGAGGACGCGCTGGCGGCCGGGGGCTACGGCGGCATCCTGGGGGTCGGGCAGGGGTCCTCGCGCCCGCCGCGGCTCGTCGTCGTCGAGCACGCGCCGGCCCGGGCGAAGGGGCACCTGGCCTTCGTCGGCAAGGGCATCACGTTCGACTCCGGCGGCCTGTCGATCAAGCCGGCCGCCGGCATGGAGACGATGAAGAGCGACATGTCGGGGGCGGCCGCGGTCCTGGCCGCGGTGCGCGCCGCGGCCGACCTGGACCTGCCCGTGAAGGTCACCGGGTGGCTCGCCGTGGCCGAGAACATGCCCTCGGGCACCGCGATCCGGCCCTCGGACGTCCTGACGATGTTCGGCGGCACGACCGTGGAGGTGCTCAACACCGACGCCGAGGGCCGCCTGGTCCTGGGCGACGCCCTCGTCGCCGCCTCGGCCGAGCAGCCGGACGCCATCGTCGACGTCGCGACCCTGACCGGTGCGCAGGTCGTCGCGCTGGGCAACCGCGTCTCGGGGGTCATGGGCAACGACGACGACTTCCGGGCGCGGGTGCTGGCCGCGGCCGAGCGGGCCGGTGAGTCGTTCTGGCCCATGCCGTTGCCGGAGGAGCTGCGGGCCACGCTGGACTCCCCCGTCGCCGACCTGGCCAACATCGGCGACCGCGCCGGCGGGATGCTCGTGGCCGCGGTCTTCCTGCGCGAGTTCATCGGTTCGGGCCCGGCCGGGGCCCCGATCCCGTGGGCCCACCTGGACATCGCCGGCCCGGCCTTCGCGACGGGCGAACCGTGGGGCTACACGCACCGCGGGGGCACCGGGGTGGCCGTCCGCACGCTGGTGGCCCTGGCTGAGGACCACGCCGGGCGCTGA
- a CDS encoding DUF779 domain-containing protein, translating to MPVGLTPAAAEELRSLRARHGALMFHQSGGCCDGSSPMCFPDGDFIVSDADEFLGDVRVPAAGDSEAFTVGVWMSKEQHRVWAHTELTIDLVPGRGAGFSLEAPDGVRFLVRSDVCRT from the coding sequence GTGCCCGTCGGTCTGACCCCGGCGGCTGCGGAGGAGCTCCGCAGCCTCCGGGCCCGGCACGGGGCGCTGATGTTCCACCAGTCCGGGGGGTGCTGCGACGGCAGCTCACCGATGTGCTTCCCCGACGGGGACTTCATCGTCTCCGACGCCGACGAGTTCCTGGGCGACGTGCGGGTCCCCGCGGCCGGGGACAGCGAGGCGTTCACCGTCGGGGTGTGGATGTCGAAGGAGCAGCACCGGGTGTGGGCGCACACCGAGCTGACCATCGACCTCGTCCCCGGCCGCGGGGCGGGGTTCTCCCTGGAGGCCCCCGACGGCGTCCGGTTCCTCGTCCGCTCGGACGTGTGCCGGACCTGA
- a CDS encoding MFS transporter, protein MGSAPTTASAQAAAPTNPIRRVAAASLIGTTIEFYDFYVYATAAVLVFGPLFFPSGNETAQTLASLATFAIAFVARPIGSIVFGHFGDRVGRKTTLVAALLVMGISTVLIGVLPTHATAGNLAPVLLCLLRFGQGFGLGGEWGGAALLATENAPAHRRALYGMFPQLGAPFGFVLANGLFIVLATTMSEATFTSWGWRIPFLLSSVLVVLGLWIRLSLAETPIFAKALAEKKQVRVPVAETFRTSWRTVVLGAFSVMLTYTLFYLTTTWSLSYGTKALAYTRQDFLLMLCFAVLFMAAATPLSGWLSDRFGRRPVLATAMAGGAVVGLLTGPLLGSGSTALVVLWLCAGLFFMGLVFGPIGAYLPELFPTNVRYTGASLAFNSGSILGASLAPYTAVKLAAAHDVSWVGYYLAGTAVVSLVALALLRETRTSSIG, encoded by the coding sequence ATGGGCTCCGCACCCACCACCGCCTCCGCGCAGGCCGCTGCGCCCACCAACCCGATCCGCAGGGTCGCCGCCGCCAGCCTCATCGGCACCACGATCGAGTTCTACGACTTCTACGTCTACGCGACGGCGGCGGTCCTCGTCTTCGGGCCGCTGTTCTTCCCCTCCGGCAACGAGACCGCGCAGACGCTGGCCTCCCTGGCCACCTTCGCCATCGCCTTCGTCGCCCGCCCCATCGGCTCGATCGTCTTCGGCCACTTCGGCGACCGCGTCGGGCGCAAGACGACCCTCGTCGCCGCGCTGCTCGTCATGGGGATCTCCACCGTCCTCATCGGCGTCCTGCCCACCCACGCCACCGCCGGCAACCTCGCCCCGGTCCTGCTGTGCCTGCTGCGGTTCGGGCAGGGCTTCGGCCTCGGCGGGGAGTGGGGCGGCGCCGCCCTGCTGGCCACCGAGAACGCCCCGGCCCACCGGCGCGCGCTGTACGGCATGTTCCCCCAGCTGGGCGCGCCGTTCGGCTTCGTCCTCGCCAACGGCCTGTTCATCGTGCTGGCGACCACCATGAGCGAGGCGACGTTCACGTCGTGGGGCTGGCGCATCCCGTTCCTGCTCAGCTCCGTGCTCGTCGTCCTGGGGCTGTGGATCCGCCTGAGCCTGGCCGAGACCCCGATCTTCGCCAAGGCGCTGGCCGAGAAGAAGCAGGTCCGCGTGCCGGTCGCGGAGACCTTCCGCACCAGCTGGCGGACCGTCGTCCTCGGCGCGTTCTCCGTCATGCTGACCTACACGCTGTTCTACCTGACGACGACCTGGTCGCTCAGCTACGGCACCAAGGCGCTGGCGTACACGCGGCAGGACTTCCTGCTCATGCTCTGCTTCGCCGTGCTCTTCATGGCGGCCGCCACCCCGCTGTCGGGCTGGCTGTCCGACCGGTTCGGCCGTCGCCCCGTGCTGGCGACCGCCATGGCCGGCGGCGCCGTCGTCGGGCTGCTGACCGGCCCGCTGCTGGGGTCGGGCAGCACCGCGCTCGTCGTGCTGTGGCTGTGCGCGGGCCTGTTCTTCATGGGGCTGGTCTTCGGGCCGATCGGGGCGTACCTGCCCGAGCTGTTCCCCACCAACGTCCGCTACACCGGGGCCTCGCTGGCCTTCAACTCCGGCTCGATCCTCGGGGCCTCCCTGGCCCCGTACACGGCCGTCAAGCTGGCCGCCGCGCACGACGTCAGCTGGGTCGGCTACTACCTCGCCGGCACGGCCGTCGTCAGCCTCGTCGCGCTGGCCCTGCTGCGCGAGACCCGCACGTCGTCCATCGGCTGA
- the adh gene encoding aldehyde dehydrogenase yields MTVYEAPGRPGSVVEYASRYDHWIGGERVAPAEGQYFENPSPVTGQVFTEVARGTAADVERALDAAHAAAPAWGRTSVAERALVLNRIADRIEANLEKLAVAETWDNGKPVRECLAADLPLVVDHLRYFAGVVRAQEGGISQIDDDTVAYHFHEPLGVVGQIIPWNFPLLMAVWKLAPALAAGNAVVLKPAEQTPASIMLLMDLIGDLLPPGVVNVVNGFGAEAGKPLASNPRIRKIAFTGETTTGRLIMQYASQNLIPVTLELGGKSPNIFFEDVARARDDFYDKALEGFTMFALNQGEVCTCPSRALIQDRIYDTFLSDALERTRAVKQGNPLDTATMIGAQASNDQLEKILSYIDIGTKEGARLLTGGERADLGGELSGGYYVTPTVFEGDNSMRVFQEEIFGPVVSVARFGDPDDALKIANDTLYGLGAGVWSRDIHLAYRMGRGIQAGRVWTNNYHAYPAHAAFGGYKSSGIGRENHRMMLDHYQQTKNLLVSYSTSKLGFF; encoded by the coding sequence ATGACGGTCTACGAGGCGCCCGGACGCCCCGGCAGCGTCGTCGAGTACGCCAGCCGCTACGACCACTGGATCGGGGGCGAGCGCGTCGCCCCCGCCGAGGGGCAGTACTTCGAGAACCCCAGCCCCGTCACCGGGCAGGTCTTCACCGAGGTCGCGCGCGGCACCGCCGCCGACGTCGAGCGGGCCCTGGACGCCGCCCACGCCGCCGCCCCCGCCTGGGGCCGCACCTCCGTCGCCGAGCGCGCCCTGGTCCTGAACCGGATCGCCGACCGGATCGAGGCCAACCTCGAGAAGCTCGCGGTCGCCGAGACGTGGGACAACGGCAAACCCGTCCGCGAGTGCCTCGCGGCCGACCTGCCCCTGGTCGTGGACCACCTGCGCTACTTCGCCGGGGTCGTGCGCGCCCAGGAGGGCGGCATCTCCCAGATCGACGACGACACCGTCGCCTACCACTTCCACGAACCCCTCGGCGTGGTCGGGCAGATCATCCCGTGGAACTTCCCCCTGCTCATGGCGGTCTGGAAGCTGGCCCCGGCGCTCGCGGCCGGCAACGCCGTCGTCCTCAAGCCCGCCGAGCAGACGCCGGCGTCGATCATGCTGCTGATGGACCTCATCGGCGACCTGCTGCCGCCGGGGGTGGTCAACGTCGTCAACGGCTTCGGCGCCGAGGCCGGCAAACCCCTGGCGAGCAACCCGCGCATCCGCAAGATCGCCTTCACCGGGGAGACCACGACGGGCCGGCTGATCATGCAGTACGCCAGCCAGAACCTCATCCCGGTGACGCTGGAACTGGGCGGCAAGAGCCCGAACATCTTCTTCGAGGACGTCGCCCGCGCCCGCGACGACTTCTACGACAAGGCCCTCGAGGGCTTCACGATGTTCGCCCTGAACCAGGGGGAGGTGTGCACCTGCCCCTCGCGCGCGCTCATCCAGGACCGCATCTACGACACGTTCCTGTCCGACGCGCTGGAGCGCACGAGGGCCGTGAAGCAGGGGAACCCGCTGGACACCGCGACGATGATCGGTGCGCAGGCCAGCAACGACCAGCTCGAGAAGATCCTGTCCTACATCGACATCGGCACCAAGGAGGGCGCCAGGCTGCTCACCGGCGGTGAGCGCGCCGACCTCGGCGGGGAGCTGTCGGGGGGGTACTACGTCACCCCCACGGTGTTCGAGGGCGACAACTCGATGCGCGTCTTCCAGGAGGAGATCTTCGGCCCGGTCGTCTCGGTCGCGCGGTTCGGGGACCCCGACGACGCCCTGAAGATCGCCAACGACACCCTCTACGGCCTGGGGGCCGGGGTGTGGTCGCGCGACATCCACCTGGCCTACCGCATGGGCCGCGGCATCCAGGCCGGCCGGGTCTGGACGAACAACTACCACGCCTACCCGGCCCACGCGGCGTTCGGCGGCTACAAGAGCTCGGGCATCGGCCGGGAGAACCACCGCATGATGCTCGACCACTACCAGCAGACGAAGAACCTCCTCGTCAGCTACTCGACCTCCAAGCTCGGGTTCTTCTGA
- a CDS encoding Gfo/Idh/MocA family protein encodes MTFALVGYGGGGRFFHAPVIEGAPGARLGFVVTTDPARAAQARAEHDGVEVVPSLAQAVAAGAQAVAISTPAATHTALTQEAIGLGVPVVCDKPFALDAPAAAATVRAAEAAGVLLSPYQNRRWDSDLLTLRRVLADGELGQVRRFESAFERWAPGDPPAAGGGLLRDFGAHVVDQALHLFGPVRSVAAQTWGGDGTETDLRVQLEHVGGVRSELSGSWKQAVPAPRFRITGTRGTFVLDSPMDVQEEVLLSGRTPATEGAAWGTEPPSRWGALALGGDAVRRVPSEQGRWPDFYAAFARAVRGQGPVPVDPWDAWRTCAVVDAARVAARDGVTVRLED; translated from the coding sequence GTGACCTTCGCCCTCGTCGGCTACGGCGGGGGTGGCCGCTTCTTCCACGCCCCCGTCATCGAGGGGGCGCCGGGGGCCCGGCTGGGGTTCGTCGTCACGACCGACCCCGCCCGCGCCGCGCAGGCCCGGGCCGAGCACGACGGCGTCGAGGTGGTGCCGTCGCTGGCGCAGGCCGTGGCCGCCGGCGCGCAGGCCGTGGCGATCTCCACGCCGGCCGCGACCCACACGGCGCTGACGCAGGAGGCGATCGGGCTCGGGGTGCCCGTGGTGTGCGACAAGCCGTTCGCCCTGGACGCCCCTGCGGCGGCCGCGACGGTCCGGGCGGCCGAGGCCGCCGGGGTGCTGCTGTCGCCCTACCAGAACCGCCGCTGGGACTCGGACCTGCTGACGCTGCGGCGGGTCCTGGCCGACGGCGAGCTGGGGCAGGTGCGGCGCTTCGAGTCCGCCTTCGAGCGCTGGGCTCCGGGGGACCCGCCCGCGGCCGGCGGCGGCCTGCTGCGCGACTTCGGCGCGCACGTCGTGGACCAGGCGCTGCACCTGTTCGGGCCCGTGCGCTCGGTGGCGGCGCAGACGTGGGGCGGGGACGGCACCGAGACGGACCTGCGGGTCCAGCTCGAGCACGTCGGCGGGGTCCGCAGCGAGCTGTCGGGCTCGTGGAAGCAGGCCGTGCCGGCGCCGCGCTTCCGCATCACCGGGACGCGGGGCACGTTCGTGCTCGACTCCCCGATGGACGTCCAGGAGGAGGTCCTGCTCTCCGGGCGCACGCCCGCGACGGAGGGCGCGGCGTGGGGGACCGAGCCGCCCAGCCGCTGGGGCGCGCTCGCCCTCGGCGGGGACGCGGTGCGCCGCGTCCCCAGCGAGCAGGGGCGCTGGCCGGACTTCTACGCCGCCTTCGCGCGCGCCGTGCGCGGGCAGGGACCGGTCCCGGTGGACCCGTGGGACGCCTGGCGCACGTGCGCCGTCGTCGACGCGGCCCGGGTGGCGGCCCGCGACGGCGTCACCGTCCGTCTCGAGGACTGA
- a CDS encoding nicotinate-nucleotide--dimethylbenzimidazole phosphoribosyltransferase, producing MTDGPRPLNLREIAEGLYSPHTSAARERRSAPLLAPSRADELARWLAGTQDRDVAAPLDRVRLVVFAGDHGVAARGVSRLGPGWTARAVRDLAASRGPYAALAAQAGVPVEVHALGVDWGEQGPVDVPPAVVAAALRPSGDIAVEDALTDAEVEAAVRGGAAVADAAVDAGVDLLLLGDLGAGATTVAATLVAACLRKGAVDVVGRGSGVDDDAWMRKTAAVRDAVRRARKLATRPTAVLAAVGSADVAAAVGFLLRAAARRTPVLLDGAVGVAAALVASRGVPGVEKWWQVGAATAEPSQALAADRLRLRPLLDLGAGRGGGTGALTALGVLRAAQALAAADEAELPPLPEPEPEPAVEPEPAVEPEPVAQVPTGEPATVEGPAGDSVRPNV from the coding sequence ATGACCGACGGCCCGCGGCCGTTGAACCTGCGCGAGATCGCCGAAGGCCTGTACTCGCCGCACACGTCCGCGGCGCGGGAACGCCGCAGCGCCCCCCTGCTGGCCCCCTCCCGCGCCGACGAGCTCGCCCGCTGGCTGGCCGGCACGCAGGACCGCGACGTCGCCGCCCCCCTGGACCGGGTCCGGCTCGTCGTCTTCGCCGGCGACCACGGCGTGGCCGCGCGCGGGGTCTCGCGGCTGGGACCGGGCTGGACGGCGCGCGCCGTGCGGGACCTGGCCGCCTCCCGCGGCCCGTACGCGGCGCTGGCCGCGCAGGCCGGGGTCCCCGTGGAGGTCCACGCGCTGGGGGTCGACTGGGGTGAGCAGGGGCCGGTCGACGTCCCGCCCGCCGTCGTCGCCGCGGCGCTGCGCCCCTCGGGCGACATCGCCGTCGAGGACGCCCTGACCGACGCGGAGGTCGAGGCCGCGGTCCGGGGCGGGGCGGCCGTGGCCGACGCCGCCGTCGACGCCGGCGTCGACCTGCTGCTCCTCGGCGACCTCGGCGCGGGGGCGACGACGGTCGCCGCCACGCTCGTCGCGGCCTGCCTGCGCAAGGGCGCGGTCGACGTCGTGGGCCGCGGCAGCGGCGTCGACGACGACGCCTGGATGCGCAAGACCGCCGCCGTGCGCGACGCGGTCCGGCGCGCGCGCAAGCTGGCCACGCGCCCGACGGCGGTCCTGGCCGCGGTCGGCAGCGCCGACGTGGCCGCCGCGGTCGGGTTCCTGCTGCGCGCGGCCGCCCGCCGGACCCCGGTGCTGCTGGACGGCGCGGTGGGCGTGGCGGCCGCGCTGGTCGCCTCCCGCGGGGTCCCGGGGGTGGAGAAGTGGTGGCAGGTCGGCGCGGCGACGGCCGAGCCGTCCCAGGCGCTGGCCGCGGACCGGCTGCGGCTGCGGCCGCTGCTGGACCTCGGCGCGGGCCGCGGCGGCGGGACGGGGGCCCTGACCGCGCTGGGGGTGCTGCGGGCCGCCCAGGCGCTCGCCGCGGCGGACGAGGCGGAGCTGCCGCCGCTGCCCGAACCGGAGCCCGAGCCCGCCGTGGAACCCGAGCCCGCGGTCGAGCCCGAGCCCGTCGCTCAGGTCCCCACCGGGGAGCCCGCCACCGTCGAGGGACCGGCCGGGGACAGCGTCCGCCCGAACGTGTGA